Proteins encoded in a region of the Ornithodoros turicata isolate Travis chromosome 3, ASM3712646v1, whole genome shotgun sequence genome:
- the LOC135389107 gene encoding tensin-1-like isoform X12 gives MDITYVTEKIIVVTFPESGIDSTYRNNLKEVTHMLRTKHGSKYMVFNLSERRHDLSKLNSQVMEFGWPAHLSPPLERLCSICKSLDSWFRTDSQNVAVLHSKGDKGRIGVVLAAYLHYTSMCASDDKALDRFTMKRFFDDKLYYTMHPSQKRYINYFAELLSGNIKMNSSAPYLHHLILNGIPNFDNKGGCKPFFKIYQGMQPVYTSGVYLATDSSKRVIVSMEPSLQLRGDILIKCYHKKQRPAGRSPIFRLQFHTCTLAGDRVTFTKTDLDDACIDSRFPDDGKIELQFSQRPGDYRGNGSVNDTAMSVDRDPLIKQNSYENFDMAADDSQSDIDDFLESFHVPVSHAEGPLDGNLYATIAKKRAPVTESCRQPQTLHDNTSDVDGPHTISMDSGISSSSGIQVGYGNPSPSGASNPGHPHLSNGTTNGHTSPGTVEVEVHHSPRHNPGHKNPTKTKSRAVQRLNSSELDDLLDGMLREIQSIPDVPVSSRYGTLPRNYGSSPSSTPYTYTTRTSEYPRSGGGQVTTVTTTYRWQDGEDEVDTPFHSREGAQPFTYLDSASPPLRRRAHSESGVELEGLGRHDEGHLGTYRHSSVSPETNGGGSWLQKQQQKLRARREGSWDDRQRRLIAELRTTTAHRSPEPPIDVTDGILATSDHPSSREHSPLKTHNYSTPLHVHTLSTYTQSKPPVHRGLSAPTSPIIPSRTSSKDVTLRRYPQWQQQPVGSTMPVVRQNSDTSFDRERPFVAAKRSHQQARDEVSSGGTSPHHIIASSVVYGYPYCPKKKDANGLASDSELLALLNDPLFQCDTLDTKPPATKALSKLDAEAPKPEEVTQSPSHSPQYIGHSPVAQSTPNRPEDTTDNAGFWSPSAHDGINSPPGTGDRPATPAFPVPPRTPYMNHDSLSGLPPKSPTLSRRRDRSPSPSTLTALQQSLPSSAPMSPTGQSSPSVYFGQSQRSSMVSLSDPGEVISHHPVFVKDTSKYWYKPNISREEAISVLKNKPPGTFIVRDSNSFPGAFGLAVKVATLPANVQHKAGDPSSELVRHFLIEPTAKGVRLKGCANESVYGSLSALVYQHSITPLALPCRLLLPESELGADSNISASTTDNKSVASSLLQQGAACSVLYLCTMDMESLTGPQAVRRAMSELLAIQPAPVPTVVHFKVSSMGITLTDNNRKLFFRRHYALNAISYCGTDPEDRRWTQKNDDSGVTVTLRCFGFVARKPASRTDNQCHLFAEVDPEQPASAIVNFVAKVMDAAGMSAKASMI, from the exons ATGGATATCACGTACGTGACAGAAAAGATCATTG TGGTGACGTTTCCCGAAAGTGGAATCGATTCCACGTACCGCAACAACCTAAAGGAAGTGACGCATATGCTGCGGACGAAACATGGCAGCAAGTACATG GTGTTCAACCTTTCTGAGAGGAGGCACGACCTGTCTAAGCTTAACAGTCAG GTGATGGAGTTTGGCTGGCCTGCCCATCTTTCACCTCCTCTGGAGCGGTTATGCAGTATCTGCAAGAGCCTCGACTCCTGGTTCCGCACGGATTCACAGAACGTAGCCGTCTTACACTCCAAG GGCGACAAAGGCCGAATCGGCGTTGTCCTGGCTGCATATCTTCATTACACGAGCATGTGTGCCAG TGATGATAAAGCCCTGGACCGGTTTACAATGAAGCGTTTTTTCGACGACAAGCTATACTATACGATGCATCCATCACAAAAAAG GTACATCAACTATTTCGCGGAGCTGCTGTCAGGGAACATTAAGATGAACAGCAGTGCTCCGTACCTGCATCACCTCATCCTCAATGGGATACCCAACTTCGACAACAAGGGAG GCTGTAAACCGTTCTTCAAAATATACCAAGGGATGCAGCCCGTCTATACTTCAGGAGTTTA TCTCGCAACGGACTCCTCTAAACGCGTCATCGTGAGCATGGAGCCCAGTTTGCAGCTCAGAGGAGACATCCTCATCAAGTGCTACCATAAGAAACAGCGACCCGCAGGAAGATCACCCATCTTTCGCCTGCAGTTCCACACCTGCACTCTGGCCGGGGACCGAGTCACCTTCACCAAGACCGATCTAGATGACGCCTGCATTG ATTCAAGGTTTCCCGATGATGGCAAAATAGAGTTGCAGTTTTCGCAAAGGCCGGGCGACTACAGAG GAAACGGATCGGTGAATGACACTGCAATGTCAGTCGACAGGGATCCCTTGATCAAGCAAAACTCGTACGAAAACTTTGACATGGCAGCAGATGACAGCCAAAGTG ACATTGACGACTTTCTGGAATCTTTCCACGTACCAG TGTCGCACGCAGAGGGTCCCCTGGATGGAAACCTTTACGCAACCATCGCCAAGAAACGAGCTCCGGTCACAGAATCATGTCGTCAACCCCAGACGCTGCACGACAATACGAGTGATGTTGACGGCCCGCACACCATCAGCATGGACTCTGGAATATCCTCCTCTTCTGGGATTCAGGTGGGATATGGGAACCCGAGTCCCAGCGGAGCTTCCAATCCCGGTCATCCCCATCTGTCCAATGGCACCACGAATGGTCATACCTCTCCTGGAACTGTTG AAGTCGAAGTCCACCACAGTCCGCGCCACAATCCTGGGCACAAAAATCCGACCAAGACAAAAAGTCGAGCTGTGCAACGTCTCAACTCTTCAGAACTGGATGATCTTCTTGATGGCATGTTGAGGGAGATCCAGTCCATCCCAGATGTTCCAGTTTCATCCCGCTATGGGACACTACCGCGGAACTATGGCTCTTCGCCAAG TTCAACTCCCTATACGTACACAACACGAACGAGTGAGTACCCACGCTCTGGTGGCGGCCAGGTGACGACGGTTACTACGACTTATCGTTGGCAAGATGGCGAGGACGAAGTGGACACACCGTTTCACTCTCGAGAAGGAGCACAACCATTCACGTACCTGGATAGTGCCAGCCCCCCTCTACGAAGGAGGGCACACTCTGAGTCTGGTGTGGAACTAGAGGGTCTTGGAAGACACGACGAGGGACACTTGGGGACTTATCGGCACTCTTCTGTCAGTCCAGAGACAAACGGAGG TGGTTCATGGTTGCAGAAGCAGCAGCAGAAGCTACGTGCAAGGCGCGAGGGATCGTGGGACGACCGACAGCGCCGGCTGATCGCTGAACTGCGTACTACGACTGCCCATCGCAGTCCAGAACCTCCAATTGATGTGACCGATGGAATCCTAGCTACTTCTGACCATCCATCATCCAGAGAGCACTCGCCGCTGAAG ACGCACAATTATTCAACACCATTACACGTGCACACATTGAGCACATACACGCAAAGCAAACCTCCGGTGCATCGCGGACTGAGCGCTCCAACTTCACCCATCATCCCTTCAAGAACAAGCAGCAAGGATGTTACACTAAGAAG GTACCCGCAATGGCAGCAGCAACCTGTTGGGTCAACCATGCCTGTTGTTCGACAAAACTCTGACACATCGTTTGACCGTGAGAGGCCATTTGTAGCCGCTAAACGATCCCACCAGCAGGCTAGGGATGAGGTGTCCTCTGGAGGTACGTCACCCCATCACATCATAGCATCCTCCGTGGTCTACGGTTACCCGTACTGTCCCAAGAAAAAGGACGCCAATGGTCTTGCCTCTGACAGTGAGCTTCTGGCATTGTTGAATGATCCGTTGTTTCAATGTGACACGCTGGACACGAAGCCGCCTGCTACGAAAGCTTTGAGCAAACTGGATGCAG AAGCACCCAAACCTGAGGAGGTTACCCAGAGCCCATCTCACAGCCCTCAGTACATCGGACATTCTCCGGTAGCACAATCCACGCCAAACAGG CCTGAAGACACGACAGATAACGCTGGTTTCTGGTCTCCATCAGCGCATGACGGGATAAATAGCCCTCCTGGAACAGGCGATCGTCCGGCAACACCGGCATTTCCCGTACCACCGCGGACGCCATACATGAATCATG ATTCTTTGAGTGGACTGCCACCCAAAAGTCCTACACTTTCTCG CAGGAGAGACCGCAGCCCATCCCCGTCTACGCTGACTGCACTCCAGCAGAGTCTGCCATCTTCAGCACCCATGAGCCCCACTGGCCAAAGTTCTCCGTCGGTGTACTTTGGTCAATCACAACGTTCGAGTATGGTTTCCCTCTCTG ATCCAGGAGAGGTCATCAGCCACCATCCTGTGTTTGTAAAGGACACGTCGAAATACTGGTACAAGCCCAACATCAGCAGGGAAGAAG CTATCAGCGTGCTGAAAAACAAGCCACCTGGAACATTTATCGTACGGGACAGTAACTCGTTCCCAGGTGCCTTTGGTCTCGCTGTCAAGGTGGCCACATTACCAGCTAATGTACAGCACAAAGcag GCGACCCTTCGAGTGAACTGGTGCGACACTTTCTTATTGAGCCAACAGCAAAGGGTGTGCGACTCAAGGGATGTGCCAATGAATCTGTATATG GAAGCTTGTCCGCATTAGTGTATCAGCATTCAATCACGCCACTGGCTCTTCCTTGCCGACTGTTGTTGCCAGAATCTG AACTTGGAGCAGACTCGAACATCAGTGCGAGCACCACTGACAACAAGAGTGTCGCTTCGAGCCTTCTTCAGCAGGGTGCAG catgcagcgTGCTCTACCTTTGCACGATGGACATGGAGTCGCTCACAGGCCCACAAGCAGTCCGTCGGGCCATGTCAGAGCTCCTTGCTATTCAGCCCGCACCTGTGCCTACTGTTGTCCACTTCAAGGTGTCTTCCATGGGCATTACGCTtaccgacaacaacagaaa GTTGTTTTTCCGGAGGCATTACGCGCTCAACGCGATCAGCTACTGTGGAACAGACCCGGAAGACAGGCGTTGGACGCAGAAGAACGACGATAGTGGTGTGACGGTCACTCTAAG GTGTTTTGGATTTGTGGCTCGTAAGCCAGCCAGCCGTACGGACAACCAGTGCCACCTGTTTGCCGAGGTTGATCCCGAGCAGCCGGCTTCAGCAATCGTCAACTTTGTTGCCAAGGTGATGGATGCAGCGGGAATGTCTGCAAAAGCTAGCATGATCTAG